One Spinacia oleracea cultivar Varoflay chromosome 4, BTI_SOV_V1, whole genome shotgun sequence DNA segment encodes these proteins:
- the LOC110805679 gene encoding transcription termination factor MTEF1, chloroplastic-like — MLKFGRICSHELQALYFIHGFFRRSLYSTLSSSSLVSRQSLQFLLADYLGFPKNKPFSSTKLSRFLEVQEAKKVSNSDFSVNVDSVVNFFKEIGLEQSQIKEVISKEPNILCAKVDKTLKPKIKLLQDLGFSRSDLVHAILANPKIFNRCLGPAIDALRDVVGTDHNVVRILKRSNWLSFSAIAKNLIPNVELLQNYGISSDSIRHYIIQQPRLFVRRTDVFQDLMIRVEEKFEIPRNSPSFLRGLYLACFKEESFKAKCDIYKSFGWTQSDVLTLIGQIPFCLGLSESRIKEKLDFLMTQLDYDPAYLASHPNLMTFSLEKRLVPRHKMLLFLKEKGLLSRDYSFYTVACWGEAMFVKKFVEPFKGYVPEIHQLYLSNGAVVPPISRKAKSL, encoded by the coding sequence ATGCTCAAGTTTGGGCGCATCTGCAGTCATGAACTCCAAGCTCTCTACTTCATCCATGGATTCTTCCGCCGTTCACTGTATTCAACATTATCATCTTCTTCGTTGGTATCTCGACAATCGTTGCAATTTCTCCTGGCTGATTATCTAGGGTTTCCCAAGAATAAACCCTTTTCTTCCACCAAACTATCGCGGTTTCTTGAAGTTCAAGAGGCGAAGAAGGTCAGTAACTCTGATTTCTCCGTTAACGTCGATTCagttgttaatttttttaaagaaattggattGGAACAATCCCAGATTAAGGAGGTCATCTCTAAAGAGCCTAATATCTTATGTGCTAAAGTTgataaaaccctaaaacccaaAATTAAGCTTCTACAGGACCTGGGATTTTCTAGGTCTGATTTAGTTCATGCGATATTGGCTAATCCTAAAATATTTAACCGATGTTTGGGTCCTGCAATAGATGCTTTAAGGGATGTTGTGGGTACTGATCACAACGTTGTTAGAATCCTGAAACGATCGAATTGGCTTTCTTTTTCTGCTATTGCTAAGAATTTGATTCCCAACGTTGAACTGTTGCAAAATTATGGAATTTCTAGTGACAGTATCCGGCATTACATCATTCAACAACCCCGACTCTTTGTCAGGAGGACCGATGTTTTTCAGGATCTGATGATTAGAGTTGAAGAGAAGTTTGAGATTCCTCGCAACTCTCCCAGCTTCTTGCGCGGTCTCTACCTGGCTTGTTTTAAGGAAGAGAGTTTTAAGGCAAAATGTGATATATATAAGAGTTTTGGATGGACTCAATCTGATGTCTTGACACTAATTGGGCAAATTCCTTTTTGTTTGGGATTATCTGAATCAAGGATCAAGGAGAAGTTAGATTTCCTTATGACACAGCTGGATTATGACCCTGCGTACTTGGCATCGCATCCAAATCTAATGACTTTTAGCCTGGAGAAAAGATTGGTGCCTAGACATAAAATGTTACTTTTTCTGAAGGAGAAAGGTTTGCTGAGTCGGGATTACAGTTTTTATACTGTTGCTTGCTGGGGTGAGGCCATGTTCGTGAAGAAGTTTGTTGAACCATTTAAGGGTTATGTACCCGAAATCCATCAACTTTATCTCAGCAATGGAGCTGTTGTTCCACCAATTTCAAGAAAAGCCAAATCTCTTTGA